The following proteins are encoded in a genomic region of Deinococcus planocerae:
- a CDS encoding Uma2 family endonuclease: MSDPAPRAMSVEEYLRTEEKSPYKREYVGGFVYPLHGQAGASRPHALISGNVFGVLYLDAVRAGCRLYQNDMKLRTEGSTSFFYPDVMLVCDQDSGDNDAETSPCLLVEVLSQSTAAHDRFGKYGVYTAIPSLQTYLIVEQRERRVYAYSRQDGGWELQDLSGSGSIDIPCLGRRLTLDEIYLGVL; the protein is encoded by the coding sequence ATGAGCGACCCCGCCCCCCGAGCGATGAGCGTGGAGGAGTACCTGCGAACGGAGGAGAAAAGCCCCTACAAGCGCGAGTACGTGGGGGGCTTCGTGTATCCGCTGCACGGGCAGGCGGGGGCAAGCCGCCCGCACGCGCTGATCAGCGGCAACGTCTTTGGCGTGCTGTACCTGGATGCCGTTCGCGCCGGATGCCGCCTCTATCAGAACGACATGAAACTGAGGACGGAAGGCAGCACGTCTTTTTTCTACCCCGACGTGATGCTCGTCTGTGACCAGGACAGCGGCGACAACGACGCCGAGACCTCCCCCTGCCTGCTTGTGGAAGTGCTCTCGCAAAGCACCGCCGCCCACGACCGCTTCGGGAAATATGGCGTCTACACCGCCATCCCCTCCCTCCAGACCTACCTGATCGTGGAGCAGAGGGAGCGGCGCGTGTACGCCTACAGTCGGCAGGACGGCGGGTGGGAGTTGCAGGACCTGAGCGGCAGCGGCAGCATCGACATTCCCTGCCTGGGCCGCCGCCTCACGCTGGACGAGATTTACCTGGGCGTGCTGTGA
- a CDS encoding GNAT family N-acetyltransferase: protein MTLPFLVRPAVPADAPGIAHVHVTSWRETYTGLMPEDFLTRATGEVARERREGFWTRHLAAGTGEVVLVAEREGEVVAFTSGGPAREHPGFDAELYTLYALKLAQGRGVGRALVSALARELRERGFRSLALWVLDQNPTRAYYAHLGGREAGERTETLPSGGELREVWMVWDDLARLTMGP from the coding sequence ATGACCCTGCCCTTCCTCGTCCGCCCCGCCGTCCCCGCCGACGCGCCGGGCATCGCCCACGTCCACGTCACGAGCTGGCGGGAGACGTACACGGGCCTGATGCCGGAGGACTTCCTGACCCGGGCGACGGGCGAGGTGGCCCGCGAGCGCCGCGAAGGCTTCTGGACCCGCCACCTGGCCGCCGGGACGGGCGAGGTCGTCCTCGTCGCCGAGCGGGAGGGGGAGGTCGTCGCCTTCACCTCGGGGGGCCCCGCACGCGAGCACCCCGGCTTCGACGCGGAGCTGTACACGCTCTACGCGCTGAAGCTGGCGCAGGGGCGTGGCGTGGGCCGCGCGCTCGTCTCGGCCCTGGCGCGCGAGTTGCGGGAACGGGGCTTCCGGTCGCTGGCCCTGTGGGTGCTGGACCAAAACCCCACCCGGGCCTACTACGCCCACCTGGGCGGACGTGAGGCGGGCGAGAGGACCGAGACGCTGCCGAGCGGCGGCGAACTGCGCGAGGTGTGGATGGTGTGGGACGACCTCGCGCGGCTTACGATGGGGCCATGA
- a CDS encoding flavin reductase family protein, whose amino-acid sequence MTASGAPHLHFDFSALAPAEVYKLVAGVVVPRPIAWVSTLGGGGHVNLAPYSFFGLMGSDPAVVAFGPGDRADGTPKDTALNIGRGGEFTVNLVSEGLAHVMNATATDFPYEQGEPETLGVALAPGVRVRVPRVAQSPASLECREVQTVLIGRTRVILGEVLGLHLRADAVQNLERHHVETAALDLVGRMGGRGTYTRTRDTFSLDRLTYAAWRERQKEAEVQADD is encoded by the coding sequence ATGACCGCTTCCGGAGCCCCCCACCTCCACTTCGACTTCTCGGCCCTCGCTCCTGCCGAGGTCTACAAGCTCGTCGCCGGGGTGGTCGTGCCGCGCCCCATCGCCTGGGTGAGCACCCTGGGAGGGGGCGGGCACGTCAACCTCGCCCCCTATTCCTTTTTCGGCCTGATGGGCTCGGACCCGGCGGTCGTGGCCTTCGGACCCGGCGACCGGGCGGACGGCACGCCGAAGGACACTGCCCTGAACATCGGGCGGGGCGGCGAGTTCACGGTCAACCTCGTGAGCGAGGGGCTCGCCCACGTGATGAACGCGACCGCCACCGACTTCCCGTATGAGCAGGGCGAGCCCGAGACGCTGGGGGTGGCCCTCGCCCCCGGGGTGCGCGTGCGGGTGCCGCGCGTGGCGCAGAGCCCGGCGAGCCTGGAGTGCCGGGAGGTACAGACGGTCCTGATCGGGCGCACCCGCGTCATCCTCGGCGAGGTGCTGGGGCTGCACCTGCGCGCGGACGCGGTGCAGAACCTGGAACGTCACCACGTCGAGACCGCCGCGCTCGATCTGGTGGGGCGGATGGGGGGGCGGGGGACGTACACCCGAACGCGCGACACCTTTTCCCTCGACCGCCTGACCTACGCCGCGTGGCGGGAGCGGCAGAAAGAGGCCGAGGTGCAGGCCGACGACTGA
- the xseB gene encoding exodeoxyribonuclease VII small subunit — translation MAQGSGSVAERYARGVPDAQPLTYREAYARLSRIAAELESGDADLDRVLPLLEEAKTAYAACRERIEAVRAVLAGEWATTEPDVDEDDEADDPPGDDPDADPY, via the coding sequence ATGGCCCAGGGTAGCGGCTCGGTGGCGGAACGCTATGCTCGGGGGGTGCCGGACGCTCAGCCGCTCACCTACCGCGAGGCCTACGCGCGGCTTTCCCGCATCGCCGCCGAGCTGGAGAGCGGGGACGCCGACCTCGACCGGGTGCTGCCGCTGCTGGAGGAGGCGAAGACCGCCTACGCCGCCTGCCGGGAACGCATCGAGGCGGTGCGGGCGGTGCTGGCCGGGGAGTGGGCGACCACCGAGCCGGACGTGGACGAGGACGACGAGGCGGACGATCCCCCCGGGGACGACCCGGACGCCGATCCCTACTGA
- a CDS encoding lysophospholipid acyltransferase family protein, giving the protein MSDARPSAAPPAETLRAPRVNPLVYRLVVTVTTLPIFLRGQSIEVHGRENVPPPGTPLIVAGNHRTGFDPFLIARSLPPGRYLQFMAKKELFVPVIGPIIRAGGSFPVDRSANDLGAVRTSLRVLQGGGTLGIFPEGTRGGGELQGGVALLALKGKSPVLPVGLSRVGRRWIVRFGEPIEPTGGIKALTALIGERIAALAEPVEGGVRSR; this is encoded by the coding sequence ATGAGCGACGCCCGCCCCTCCGCCGCGCCTCCCGCCGAAACGCTCCGGGCCCCCAGGGTCAATCCGCTCGTGTACCGCCTCGTGGTGACCGTCACGACGCTGCCGATCTTCCTGCGGGGTCAGAGCATCGAAGTCCACGGGCGCGAGAACGTCCCGCCGCCCGGCACGCCGCTGATCGTCGCCGGGAACCACCGCACGGGCTTCGACCCCTTCCTGATCGCGCGCAGCCTGCCGCCGGGCCGTTACCTGCAATTCATGGCGAAAAAAGAACTCTTCGTCCCGGTCATCGGCCCAATCATCCGCGCGGGCGGGTCCTTCCCGGTGGACCGCAGCGCGAACGACCTGGGGGCGGTGCGGACCAGCCTGCGCGTCCTCCAGGGGGGCGGGACCCTGGGCATCTTCCCCGAGGGCACGCGCGGCGGGGGCGAGTTGCAGGGCGGCGTGGCCCTCCTCGCGCTCAAGGGCAAATCTCCCGTGCTCCCCGTGGGTCTGAGCCGGGTAGGCCGGCGCTGGATCGTCCGCTTCGGTGAACCCATCGAGCCCACCGGGGGCATCAAGGCCCTGACCGCCCTGATCGGCGAGCGCATCGCCGCCCTCGCCGAGCCGGTGGAGGGGGGCGTCCGGTCACGGTGA
- a CDS encoding FecCD family ABC transporter permease: MSLEREGRAPALPAARPRVFGGTFALVAGLLAVVVLAVGLGSVYIPPGEVIGALWRGLSGAELAGSDVIVWQLRLPRVVMAVIVGACLAVCGGAFQGVFRNPLADPYLLGAASGAALGATVGIVAGWSRPVLPLVSLAASLAAVGLTLALAREGRRFPTTRLILAGVVVGSVLSAFTTFLILRGEDRARQVLAYTLGDLGFSGWRDVGTVLPYAVIGCGVLVGLGRALDTLQLGDLTARSLGVPVERLRLIVVIAASVATAAAVAYVGIIGFVGLIVPHVARLVWGSGHRVLLPVSALLGGALLVLADLLARTTVLSQVGVVTTLLGGPFFLWLLRRGGRE, translated from the coding sequence ATGAGCCTTGAACGAGAGGGCCGCGCGCCCGCCCTTCCCGCCGCCCGGCCCCGGGTCTTCGGGGGCACCTTCGCGCTCGTGGCCGGTCTCCTCGCGGTCGTCGTGCTCGCGGTGGGGCTGGGGAGCGTCTATATCCCACCCGGCGAGGTGATTGGGGCCCTGTGGCGCGGGCTGAGCGGCGCCGAACTCGCCGGGAGCGACGTGATCGTGTGGCAGCTCCGATTGCCGCGCGTGGTGATGGCGGTGATCGTGGGCGCGTGCCTGGCGGTGTGCGGCGGGGCCTTTCAGGGGGTCTTCCGCAACCCGCTCGCCGACCCCTACCTTCTCGGCGCGGCGAGCGGGGCGGCGCTGGGGGCGACGGTCGGGATCGTGGCGGGGTGGTCGCGTCCCGTCCTTCCCCTCGTCTCCCTTGCGGCGTCCCTCGCGGCGGTCGGGCTGACGCTCGCCCTCGCGCGGGAGGGGCGGCGCTTTCCCACCACCCGCCTGATCCTGGCGGGGGTGGTCGTGGGGAGCGTCCTGAGTGCCTTCACCACCTTCCTGATCCTGCGCGGCGAGGACAGAGCAAGGCAGGTGCTCGCCTACACCCTGGGCGACCTGGGCTTCAGCGGCTGGCGCGACGTGGGAACGGTGCTGCCCTACGCGGTGATCGGGTGCGGCGTGCTCGTGGGGCTGGGCCGCGCGCTCGACACCCTGCAACTCGGCGACCTGACCGCGCGCAGCCTGGGGGTGCCGGTGGAGCGGCTGCGATTGATCGTCGTGATCGCCGCGAGCGTGGCGACCGCCGCCGCCGTCGCGTACGTGGGGATCATCGGCTTCGTGGGACTTATCGTGCCGCACGTCGCCCGGCTGGTGTGGGGATCGGGGCACCGGGTCCTGCTGCCCGTCTCCGCGCTGCTGGGAGGCGCGCTGCTCGTTCTCGCCGACCTGCTGGCACGCACGACGGTCCTCTCGCAGGTCGGCGTGGTGACGACGCTGCTGGGGGGGCCGTTCTTCCTGTGGCTGCTGCGGCGGGGTGGGCGTGAGTAG